Below is a window of Nicotiana tabacum cultivar K326 chromosome 19, ASM71507v2, whole genome shotgun sequence DNA.
AGATTATTACGCTACAAGTTCATGAGAGTATAATTCAATGCATTGAAGAGCATCGAACATAAAGAACACAAGAGTCCAATGTTTTAGCACATCGATAGTCAAGCATTAGGAATATCACCTTTTGTTCTTTAAATATTCTAATTAACCAAGTTTTCTTCATTAAAAGGAGATGCTACTGAGACAAACATTTTGGTAATGCACACCATGATATCATATCACCCACAAACAGTTAAATAAACATAGTTCAGACAAGTACTTTTTTAATTTACAGAGCCACATATTTTCCTAATTTGCCCACTTTGTTCAGTGAGTATCCCCACGTTTCCTAACTTCATCATAGATGCAGCAAAATCTTGGTAGAAACGATAAGGGTACGAGCTGTAGGATTTGACCATATCAGCAGTCTGAGAATTTGACATTAGAGCTTGATCAGATTCAAGTAGACCTGAATTGTTCACAAGGTTCCTGTAATATGAATTGTCAAATCTAGTAACGGATTGAAAGTCTAAAGGAGCAATCTTGCTGTTGGATCCATCTGTGTTAGGACAAGTGCTTTGCAAATTTGACAACATTGAAGAATCAAGGTTTGGATCTGGCTTTcccgagttttggaagttgaaaagtcTCCTCTTAAATGTGAAACATTGAGCATAACCAATGGTGTGTGCTCCTATTATATCACAAGAGACAATAGCGGAGTCAGGAACTCTACCAAAGAGATTCAAAAAAATGCAAGAATGTCACACCTAGGATTCAAAACCTGTGTCCTAAAATTACTCTTTGAATCTGAGCTCAAACGGAGAGATAATTACTCTTTGAATCTGAAATGAATACTTATTCAAGAAGATTAAAGGTACCTGAGAGAACTACTACATCCTTAAGATCAAGACCCTTAGCAGTAAACTTGGCAGCGATTTTATCCAAAGGCTCAAAGGGTGAAGGTAATTGTTCATTTGCTGCTTTATCACTTGCAGTTAGTCCATCTCGTCGACCAAGTAAAACTGGCCAATATGGTCCTCCTGACTGAAAacgaagaaaggaaaattatcaATATTTGGTTTGTTTCTAGGCATTATAATACTAACTCATCTGCAAAATGAATCTTGCTACTTACCATGACAACAACTTCTCTAGCTACAAGAGTTAATATATCCACACACGATACAGTTGATGGGCAAGCTCTTTCAAGATCTGCTTTTATGCTATCTATTATCTCATACCCTCGTGCTGAATTACGATTTGGTAAAGCATTCTTCTCGCCCTTGAAATCGTTCGTGTCATCAAGAAGCACTGATCCATCACAACCCTGTGACAATCATCCAATCTAATAATAAGCAAAAGGCACAAAAAGCATAAACTGATACTAATTTTCAACTTTCTAGCCTTCAAATTGGATTAGTTGCTGCATTAGATTTAAATTTAAGTGTAGATACCTGTCAATGTATTTCAATACTGGGTAGACAATGACATAATAGAAACATTTTTAACTAGTATAAGTAATTCTATTAACAAGTGGAACAGAAGCATCACAAGTTCCCTACTGACATAGAATAGATTCTCTTGTTGCTCTAGAACTATCAAATACTACTCCACAACTTAGCTAAC
It encodes the following:
- the LOC107769244 gene encoding peroxidase 10-like, whose protein sequence is MGRNMFHYLSVFFCVISILAPLTVGQLDYSFYERSCPSFPRIVRWGVWSAYRNDSRIAAALLRLHFHDCFVNGCDGSVLLDDTNDFKGEKNALPNRNSARGYEIIDSIKADLERACPSTVSCVDILTLVAREVVVMSGGPYWPVLLGRRDGLTASDKAANEQLPSPFEPLDKIAAKFTAKGLDLKDVVVLSGAHTIGYAQCFTFKRRLFNFQNSGKPDPNLDSSMLSNLQSTCPNTDGSNSKIAPLDFQSVTRFDNSYYRNLVNNSGLLESDQALMSNSQTADMVKSYSSYPYRFYQDFAASMMKLGNVGILTEQSGQIRKICGSVN